Genomic window (Spirosoma sp. KCTC 42546):
GGTCAGGCGCCTGAAAACCAACACACCTTTGCAGGCATTGGTGATGCTTAATGACCCAACGGTGTTGGAAGCGTCTCGGGTATTAGCCGCCCGACTATTGCAGGAAAATAGTGCGGTGAACGATAAGATCAATAAAGCCTTTCGGCTGATCGTGAGTCGGAAACCAAACGAAAAAGAAACCGATCTGCTAACGGCGTACTACGAGAAGGAGTTGAAAAAGCTGACGCCAGCCAGTACCGAAAAATCACTGGCTATTGGTGAATATCCCATTCCCGCGCAAATTGACAAGACCAAATTGGCCGCACTGATGCGTGTAGTATCGACCATCTACAATCTGGAGGAAACCATTACAAAGTCTTAAAATACCCCTAAATCCCCTAAAGAGGACTTTTTTTAATGTCAGACAAAGTCCCCTGATTGATCTGCATTAAATAACCGCCTAAATAAAACTTGTCCTTTTTGGGCTTTCAAAACCCCCAACCCCCTGAAGGGGGGCTTTTCTCCCCAGTGAACTTAGCCCCCTTCAGGGGGTTGGGGGTTTTGAAGACTAGCAAAACGGCGATTAATTTCTTCAAGTTAATTAGGGGATTTAGGGATTTAGATATACGGAACTCATGGAAAAAGAAATTCTCGAACACGGTCTGAATTTTAACCGGCGTCGCTTCCTCTCCCGATTGAGTTTGGGATTAGGCAGCGCGGCTCTGGGTTCGTTGCTGATTCCCGATCTGTTCAGTGGAAACGGGATGGACGAAGAGGGGCTAACGCCCGGAATCCCACATTTCGCTCCGAAGGCAAAACGAGTGATTTACCTCTTCCAGAACGGAGCCCCGTCGCAACAGGAATTGTTTGATTACAAGCCTAAACTGCAGGAGATGATGGGGCAGGAGATACCCCCTTCGGTGCGCGGAACACAACGATTGACGGGCATGACGGCCAATCAGAAAGAGTTTCCGCTGGTGGGTTCGTTTGTTGATTTTAAGCAATATGGCCAGTCACGGGCATGGGTCAGTGATCTGTTCCCGTACACGGCCAAAATTGTGGATGATCTCTGCATTGTGAAATCCATGTTTACCGAGGCTATTAACCATGACCCAGCGCTCACCTTTTTACAAACCGGTTCGCAGCAGGGAAATCGACCAAGTATGGGTTCGTGGTTGAGTTATGGATTGGGGAACGAAAACAAAAACCTACCCAATTTTACGGTATTGCTATCGCGGGGGATTGGCAATGGGCAGGGTGTTTATTCCAAGTTATGGTCGAATGGGTTCCTGGATTCCATTCATCAGGGCGTTCAGTTCAGCAAGGGCGAAGACCCCGTTTTGTACTTGCGCGATCCTGACGGCATGAATCGGCAGGATCGTCGGGATATGCTCGATAATCTGGCGCAACTCAACGATCTGTCGTATCAGGAGTTTGGCGATCCGGAGATAACGGCCAAGGTAAAACAGTACGAAATGGCGTATCGGATGCAAACCGCCGTACCCGAGGTCATGGATTTATCGAAGGAGCCAGACGATATCATCAAACTCTACGGCCCAGATTGCCTGGTGCCGGGTACGTTTGCCGCCAACTGCCTGCTCGCCCGAAAATTATCGGAAAATGGGGTTCGCTTTGTTCAGTTGTACCATCAAGGCTGGGATCAGCATGGGAATCTACCATTTGAGATCGCCAAGCAAGCGAAAGACGTCGACCAGGCATCGGCGGCTTTAGTGACCGATCTGAAACAACGGGGTTTACTTGACGAAACGCTGGTGATTTGGGGTGGTGAGTTCGGCCGAACCAGCTATACGCAGGGCAAACTGACCAAGGATAATTACGGTCGGGATCACCATCCCCGTTGCTTCACGATCTGGATGGCGGGTGGCGGTATCAAGCCCGGCATCGTATACGGCGAAACCGATGAGATGGGCTATAATATCATCAAAGACCCCGTCCATGTGCATGATTTTCAGGCTACGGTGCTGAACCAAATGGGCCTTAACCATGAGAAGCTGATCTTCAAACACCTGGGCCGTCGATACCGATTGACCGACGTTTCTGGGAAAGTGGTGCACGATATTATTGCCTGATTTTTCTTTGACAGGATTACAGGATTAACAGGATTTTCAATGAGTTACTGTTTCCTATCGCTATCCTGTTAATCCTGTAATCCTGTCAAAAAATTGAAATGAATAAAAGGCTCATTGGGTTTGCAGAACAGGCGTTGTTTGCCTCGACAATCTTCATCCTGTTTTTGTTGGTCTTCAACAACAGATTCGTTGTCCCTCTTTGGCTGCAACCATTGGGGCGAATGCATCCATTACTGCTCCACTTCCCAATTGTGATTTTGTTTCTGGCCATGATTATGGAATCTTTCCGCTTTCGGATGGCCAGTGCTGCGAACCCTGCCGTTTCGGAGTTTTATCGGGATTTTCTGAGTGGGTTACTGCTTCTTGGCGCGTTATCGGCTGGGGTTACGGTCATTATGGGTTTGTTTTTATCCAAGGAGGATGGCTACAGCGGACAGGCGCTTCAGTGGCATAAATGGACAGGCGTGGGTATCTTTTTTCTGGCAACGCTTGTTTACTGGATGCGTACTAAATCTTGGTACAGCGCCCGGATTGCCCAGCTTGGAGCATTGACAACGGTTCTCTTTTTGATTGGGGCAGGACACTACGGAGCCACCTTAACTCACGGCGATAATTTCCTATTCGAACCGGTAAGCAGTCGATTCAAACCGGCTCCAGTTGCGCTTGATAAGGCACTCGTTTATGACGATGTCATTCAACCTATTTTCGAACAGAAGTGCATCAGTTGCCATAATGAAGATAAACTGAAAGGACAGTTGAATCTCGCTTCAGTTGAGGCTATGTTGAAAGGTGGCAAAACGGGTAAGCTATTCGTGGCCGGGAAGCCCGACATGAGCTTACTCCTGCAACGAATTCACCTGCCAATAGACGAAAAGAAGCATATGCCACCGTCGGGTAAAAGCCAGCTTACTCCACAGGAAATGGCCTTGTTAGCTCTGTGGATAAAAAGCAATGCCGAACATAAAAAGAAAGTAATCGACTTGCCCCCCACCGACTCGTTGCGCCTGATGGCAACTGCCTTGTTCAAACCTGTTGATCAAGTTGACGAGTTTGAGTTCGATGCTGCTGATGAAGAGCTAGTTAACGGGTTAAATAACGATTATCGCACGGTGGCCCCATTGGCCAGGGAATCCCCTGCGCTGGCGGTCAATCTCTATAATAAAGCGTCGTACACGCCCGAAAAACTGGCTGAACTAAGCCCCGTGAAAGAGCAGATTGTCTATCTGAATCTTAACAAAATGCCGGTTAAAGATGCTGATTTGAAACGGATCAGCGAGTTTGAGAATCTCCGGAAACTTGACCTCAATTTTACCGATATAAACGGGGCCGGTTTGGCCGAACTAGCCGCGCTAAAGCAGTTGCACACGCTTGCGCTATCAGGTACCAACGTGACGTATGATGCGCTGCAAAAGCAACTGAGTAGCTTGAAGCAACTGAAAACAATTTCGCTTTGGGAAACAAAATTGACTCCTTCCCAGATCGAGCAATTGCAAAAGGCCAACAAGCGTATTCAATTCATTGCTGGATTTGACGGCGCCAAAAGCGAACCCATTAAGTTGAACCCACCGCAAATAAAAAACAGCTCAACTATATTTACCCAAGCCATAGCGCTCCAATTAAAACACCCGATT
Coding sequences:
- a CDS encoding DUF1501 domain-containing protein, translated to MEKEILEHGLNFNRRRFLSRLSLGLGSAALGSLLIPDLFSGNGMDEEGLTPGIPHFAPKAKRVIYLFQNGAPSQQELFDYKPKLQEMMGQEIPPSVRGTQRLTGMTANQKEFPLVGSFVDFKQYGQSRAWVSDLFPYTAKIVDDLCIVKSMFTEAINHDPALTFLQTGSQQGNRPSMGSWLSYGLGNENKNLPNFTVLLSRGIGNGQGVYSKLWSNGFLDSIHQGVQFSKGEDPVLYLRDPDGMNRQDRRDMLDNLAQLNDLSYQEFGDPEITAKVKQYEMAYRMQTAVPEVMDLSKEPDDIIKLYGPDCLVPGTFAANCLLARKLSENGVRFVQLYHQGWDQHGNLPFEIAKQAKDVDQASAALVTDLKQRGLLDETLVIWGGEFGRTSYTQGKLTKDNYGRDHHPRCFTIWMAGGGIKPGIVYGETDEMGYNIIKDPVHVHDFQATVLNQMGLNHEKLIFKHLGRRYRLTDVSGKVVHDIIA
- a CDS encoding c-type cytochrome domain-containing protein, which translates into the protein MNKRLIGFAEQALFASTIFILFLLVFNNRFVVPLWLQPLGRMHPLLLHFPIVILFLAMIMESFRFRMASAANPAVSEFYRDFLSGLLLLGALSAGVTVIMGLFLSKEDGYSGQALQWHKWTGVGIFFLATLVYWMRTKSWYSARIAQLGALTTVLFLIGAGHYGATLTHGDNFLFEPVSSRFKPAPVALDKALVYDDVIQPIFEQKCISCHNEDKLKGQLNLASVEAMLKGGKTGKLFVAGKPDMSLLLQRIHLPIDEKKHMPPSGKSQLTPQEMALLALWIKSNAEHKKKVIDLPPTDSLRLMATALFKPVDQVDEFEFDAADEELVNGLNNDYRTVAPLARESPALAVNLYNKASYTPEKLAELSPVKEQIVYLNLNKMPVKDADLKRISEFENLRKLDLNFTDINGAGLAELAALKQLHTLALSGTNVTYDALQKQLSSLKQLKTISLWETKLTPSQIEQLQKANKRIQFIAGFDGAKSEPIKLNPPQIKNSSTIFTQAIALQLKHPIKGVDIRYTTDGTEPDSIHSPLFTNQTTLTQPTLIKAKAYKTGWYGSNVATFDFYKSTYKPDSVNLLLPLNPVHQADGAHTFFDGRLGTFNANSPAWANNWAGFRKNDMALVSEFKKPVTVSSVALRVMVEEETGIFPPGTVEIWGGNSREHMKLIATFKPDQPIKKSPPTLKAVSCSFKPQTLSFLKIIARPVNPLPDWHANKGKQALLLVDEVFIN